The Haliotis asinina isolate JCU_RB_2024 chromosome 3, JCU_Hal_asi_v2, whole genome shotgun sequence genome segment TATCTATTTTTTTGTTTCCATAGATCGCTTGATAAAACCAGATCCTCGGAGAAGTAAGTGTTCTGCAATTTACTCTGACTGTCTCTGGACACAAACATGGTTCTCTTTTAAGTTTTGACGTTTTAATGTAAAGCTTCAGCGAATATGATCTGCCCTAACGCATACCTGATGCAGGAACCTTTTAAAGGTCCAAtctaggataggccttcagaaactaATGTTTAATGTGAGAGGTTATCTAGAGGATCTTTGATTTGGTGAATACATGTCATTCTATCCtaattatcatgattatataGGTTGATACTCATGGTGTTAAACACATTGCTGTCTTGCCCACAGTCAattttttatttacagactgccatcttAAAGCTTAAGTGTTGCTAAGCTCAGTGAAtaccataaacaaacaaacaaatatagctTGGTTTACACAGTGTTGTGATGATCACCTAAATAAACTAACTGGTGATGTTTTTAGATGTAACAGACCCTGTTGGAGATGTTGAAAGATTCATTCAGGCATATAGGGACAAGTTTGGGAACAATCATCCTGTGTTTTACAGGGGCTCGTATAGTCAGGTGAGACATCTTTCAATGCTGTGAATTTCATGTGATATTTTTTATCTGTGTTTATATCAAAATTCACTTGCCTAATGATCTCAATTTCAGGATATGATCCTGATAGTTGACAAGAGCCATGCCAGTCACTGAGTCAGTCAGTTATGTCTGTCTTAGGCTGTGTATAAGTTTCGGAGTTTAAGGCCAAAAGGTTTAAGTGTCTGcccatcatgctgaagacttgggttcgattccccacatgggtacaacatatgaagcctattttgctGTGATATAGCCCAAATTCACATGTGCAAGGGTTCTTAAATTACTGACCCATCCCATCCATATAACTTACTGCCTGAGCTGTTTTTATTTAGTAATTGCTATACTGTTCTTAGTGGCTAGtgtattatgtttttgtttgtaacaGGCGCTGAATGATGCAAAACGGGAGCTCAAGTTTCTGTTAGTGTATCTCCATGGTGAAGACCATCAGGACACAGATGAGTTCTGCAGGTCAGTTCCTACACCCATGATCTTGATCAGTGCCCAGTCAGGTTTCAGGGGCAGGTCCCCAGAACTAAATCAGTGTTCTAGCTGAAGAAGGAAGTTGCGGATCATGCCACTAAAGTTTCAGATGGTGTGAGTGTGTAGACTGTCTGTGCAAACAAACAACCATATTTAGTTTATTGTAAGTATAGTTGTATGCATTTGGTCTAAAATATTTGGCAAGTAGCTTGAGCCAAGAACAATTGGCTTGGTCAAGGTCTGTCCAGGTGGATAGTTATATGCAAGTGTAGATGCTCATATAATCAACCACTGCTTTTTCTAACTGGTATTACAACATACTGTAGCAAGACAGAATAATATAGCGTAGTGTAGCTGAATAGGTGTACCAAACTTGCAACTTGGGAAACGGATATGAGCAGTGAGGTAGTGTTTCTCGTGTTGAATCCAGGGTAATAATTCTCAGTACCCATggatttgaactggttttgataCGTAGCCCTCTGTTGATCTCGACATGCCAGCCTTCCATGTTGTTCTGGGTGAAGTTCACTTTTTGACTACTGTGAAGGCTTTTGGCAAGTCCCCTATGCTTGTATAAACACAGTAGTTTTTAAGACCCTGCATTGTCATTTTTGAATGTAGATAAGGCTTCATGAGAGGCATGAAGAGATTTCTTGGGGGCTAGATTAGTGGCCATCTCTGATTGTATATCCTTACTTTTGTttggtcagtttgtgttttattgtagtggGATGATCATGTAAATGAGTGCATATGTTACTAGTGCTTTTTAATGTCACACTGTTTTTAATACGATGGTGCTTTTGCATTGTGTTTACAGAGTGACATTAGCAGCACCGGATGTTACAGAGTTTGTGAATAGTCGACTTTTGTTCTGGGCATGTAGCACCAACAGTCCGGAGGGATATAGAGGTAAACAAATTATGTAGAAAGTTGAGAGTGCACATACTTCATATTTGTGATAAAATGTCTAGAGCTAGGGGTGAAATGGTACGCTCTTATCACTGTACAGTACGTATTGCGGCACAGTGCCTTCGGTGCTGCGTACAAGATgtgatcataatgcagaaaattaCAAGAGCcaaaccttacattgtttaatgtAGAGCATGTTTGGGTTATACCAGAGGAGGTTCCCATAAAATGTGGTACTGTACTATTTGCAATATAATATGCATTAATATGCTTTAGTTTCTCAAGCCCTGAAAGAGAATACCTACCCCTTCTTGTGCCTGATAGTGCTACGAGACAACAGAATGACAGTGGTAGCCCGCATCGAAGGTCCACTTGGTGAGTTCCTCTCATCTGCCTCCTGGCCTGTGTTGCCTGATATAAAATTGGTGTAACATCCTTTGAATtctcaataaaaaaaaatccaaatgaaGATTGCTGAAATCTGGAAATGATGCTTTATGTATAATTTGAAATGCAGACACTGTCTGAGGTATCGCAAATTGGTatacagagttgcctcccttgaaaATGTCAGAATCTGTATATTGTGGATTTGTTTTTGACCATACATGTGCTTGTATTATcaaatgtctttgaaaatagCAAACATCCCCTCTATTCTGGCACACTTAGTGTCTTTACTGATTACTCAAAGTGGTTTCAGACCCATATCACTCACTGTGGGGGATCCAGTTGCTGTTACATGCTCGTGTCATCTGACTCATATAACAATGGTATAGCAATGTACAATGTTAAAGAATTACCATATTGTGAGTTGATCATACTTTCCATGTGACTGATATCCAAGGTACAAAACTTTGTTGCTTTGGTAAGCTGTAGGATCGTCAGTGATGTAAGGAATTGATACGAGGTTGATGAGGGACAAACTGTGttaatatgtatgtttcaggGGCAAGAGAGATGGTGAGTCGTCTTGAGCGAGTTATGGAGGATAATGAGGCCTCGCTAGTTGCTGCAAGGGCAGACAGGTGACTGGTTTTCACATGGTCTCTATTCTATCTGCATCTTCTCTCTTTCATACATGACAACCACAGCTGACTTGGGTTAAAATATGTTTGTCACTTTGTAAGAGGTGACGAGATAGCTGAAAGACTGCATGTCATTGAGCGCGCTGGACGACCtgtgatagtgaatattatgtCAACTATCAGTCCACCCAGACTTGATTTACAGGCAGCTGTGACATGCtgctgaataaaacatttcaggTGCCATTTCTTTGATTCTGCCACAAATATTTTACTTCAAAAAGCCAAAATAGTACTAGTAAACTAATTATTAAACAGACTACATAGTGTCAATCTGAGGACCCCTAGCAAAAGTGAGTGAGAGCTTCCAGCTTTTAGCCCTTTTCGCAGTATCACAGTGGGGTACACCAgatgtgggcttcacacattgtgcccatgtggggaagtgGACCCAGATTTTTAATTGGATTTTATATTGGCATACAGAGAGGCTTTGAACTTCAACCAGACATTACGGCAGGAGCAAGATCTGGCCTATCAAGATTCTCTTCGAGCAGATCAGGAAAAGGTTTGCCCCAGCTAATACTAAGTACATTCTTACCATAAAGTATTTGATAGCATCAAGAGCTACATTTCTTGAGCcccaaaatgtttttgtatcaATAGATGTAGTCAGAATTGTTCATGACCATAAACACATTGAAGATGTCATTGAACAAATTACAGATTATCCTATAATTAGAACAAGTAATGAGTCTCTGTCTTTACTTTACCTCCATGTCTAACAGCAACATGGCATGTTTCTTCAGGAGAGAAAGAAGAGAGAAGAGCAAGAAAAAAGAGAGGCTGAAGAACAGAAAGTCAAAGCCCAAGAGCAGGAACAATTAAGGCTATTAGAAGTCAGTTATCTGTCTTTGGCAATTccattacagtggaagctgtcagaaccggcatctgtccactCCGGCAGGTTGTCCCAtccgtgacttgtacatttatcaccagctcttcaatccggcacattgtctaaactaggtcatttcttcagtcccagtgggtgccggtttagacggcttccactgtatatgctTGTGGAAGTTGTTAATTATGATGAGGCCTGCTTCACGTTATCTAATTAACAGGCTTTGATATGACTTAATTACTGTTAAAAACAGCATtcaatccaactcactcactctatttctTGAGACAGATTGCTAAATGTAGTCCTTAGATATCTCCCTGGAAAATCTTTCCTTATAAAGCGTTATGATTAAAACCTTTTTATGGTGATGTTAGTAATTTGACTGGAAACATAGAAACAACTTAGTCTCCACAATATGTAAACTGACATAAAGCAGATACGTCCTTTCCTTCTAAATCCACAGCTTTATAAAATTTGTCTAATGTTTTGCCAGGAAAGAGAGAGACAAAAGGAGGAACTTCGAAAGGGGATGCCTCCAGAGCCATCACTTGATGACAGTGATGCTATCCGCATCATTCTGAGGGTACCCAGTGGTGTACGCCTGGAAAGGCGCTTCCTCAAAACACACTCCATGAAGGTAATGTCagcagtgattgaaataatttttc includes the following:
- the LOC137277647 gene encoding FAS-associated factor 2-like — translated: MADEEDLSSEQTEQLLHFQDLTGIDDMGRCRQILERHRWDIEAAVQDTFNEREGAPAVFNQPQAEPRQPAMNLSPSDQRVFTVERRRPQGIFQWGYFVILFPFRFVYSTLYDLMKFVYRLIKPDPRRNVTDPVGDVERFIQAYRDKFGNNHPVFYRGSYSQALNDAKRELKFLLVYLHGEDHQDTDEFCRVTLAAPDVTEFVNSRLLFWACSTNSPEGYRVSQALKENTYPFLCLIVLRDNRMTVVARIEGPLGAREMVSRLERVMEDNEASLVAARADREALNFNQTLRQEQDLAYQDSLRADQEKERKKREEQEKREAEEQKVKAQEQEQLRLLEERERQKEELRKGMPPEPSLDDSDAIRIILRVPSGVRLERRFLKTHSMKYLYYFVFCNEQCPDDFQIVANYPRRTLPCQPTEETPEPKTFMEFGLGKSEMLFVHDNEA